The following are encoded together in the Neofelis nebulosa isolate mNeoNeb1 chromosome 9, mNeoNeb1.pri, whole genome shotgun sequence genome:
- the AGBL5 gene encoding cytosolic carboxypeptidase-like protein 5 isoform X3, with amino-acid sequence MELRCGGLLFSSRFDSGNLAHVEKVESVSSDGEGAAGGASAPTSSIASSPDYEFNVWTRPDCAETEFENGNRSWFYFSVRGGTPGKLIKINIMNMNKQSKLYSQGMAPFVRTLPTRPRWERIRDRPTFEMTETQFVLSFVHRFVEGRGATTFFAFCYPFSYSDCQDLLNQLDQRFLENHPTHSSPLDTIYYHREILCYSLDGLRVDLLTITSCHGLREDREPRLEQLFPDTGTPRPFRFAGKRIFFLSSRVHPGETPSSFVFNGFLDFILRPDDPRAQTLRRLFVFKLIPMLNPDGVVRGHYRTDSRGVNLNRQYLKPDAVLHPAIYGAKAVLLYHHVHSRLNSQGPSEHRHSPHLPPDAPLSDLEKTNNIQNEAHLGHASDGDDPEGWTQTESAEQKPSGVWIMPQRSAEVEQPAPDTIPPKESGVAYYVDLHGHASKRGCFMYGNSFSDESTQVENMLYPKLISLNSAHFDFQGCNFSEKNMYARDRRDGQSKEGSGRVAIYKASGIIHSYTLECNYNTGRSVNSIPAACHDNGRASPPPPPAFPSRYTVELFEQVGRAMAVAALDMAECNPWPRIVLSEHSSLTNLRAWMLKHVRSSRGLSSTVNVGVNKKRGSRTPPKSNNGLPVSCSENPLSRARSFSTGTSAGGSSSSQQNSPQMKNSPSFPFHGSRPTGLPGLGSSTQKVSHRVLGPVRASHTSSLIAPGKECQRPKFPFPDYKREIGKSLL; translated from the exons ATGGAGCTGCGCTGTGGGGGATTGCTGTTCAGTTCTCGCTTTGATTCAGGGAACCTAGCCCACGTGGAGAAGGTGGAATCTGTGTCTAGTGACGGGGAAGGAGCAGCAGGTGGGGCATCAGCCCCCACCAGTAGCATCGCCTCTTCTCCTGACTACGAGTTCAACGTGTGGACCCGACCAGACTGTGCTGAAACGGAGTTTGAGAATGGGAACAG GTCATGGTTCTACTTCAGTGTCCGGGGAGGAACTCCAGGGAAACTCATCAAGATCAACATTATGAACATGAATAAGCAAAGCAAGCTATACTCCCAGGGCATGGCCCCCTTTGTGCGCACACTCCCCACCCGGCCACGCTGGGAACGCATTCGAGATCGGCCCACCTTTGAG ATGACAGAGACGCAGTTTGTGTTATCCTTTGTCCACCGTTTCGTGGAGGGCCGTGGGGCCACCACCTTCTTCGCCTTCTGCTACCCCTTCTCCTACAGTGACTGCCAGGACTTGCTAAACCAGCTAGACCAGCGCTTTCTGGAGAACCACCCTACCCATAGCAG CCCCCTGGACACCATTTATTACCACCGTGAGATCCTTTGCTATTCTTTGGATGGACTTCGTGTAGATCTATTAACGATCACTTCCTGCCATGGGCTTCGAGAAGATCGAGAGCCCCGTCTAGAGCAGCTATTTCCTGATACCGGCACCCCCCGACCCTTCCGTTTCGCAGGCAAGAGG ATATTCTTCTTAAGCAGTAGGGTACACCCCGGGGAGACTCCATCTAGCTTTGTCTTCAATGGCTTTCTGGACTTCATCCTTCGACCTGATGACCCCCGGGCCCAAACCCTGCGTCGCCTCTTTGTCTTTAAGCTGATTCCCATGTTGAACCCCGACGGTGTGGTCCGGGGCCACTACCG CACAGACTCGCGTGGAGTGAACCTGAACCGTCAGTACCTGAAGCCCGATGCAGTCCTGCACCCAGCCATCTACGGGGCCAAAGCTGTGCTTCTCTACCACCACGTGCACTCCAGACTGAACTCCCAGGGTCCCTCTGAGCACCGGCACAGTCCCCATCTCCCTCCTGATGCTCCCCTTTCTGACCTCGAGAAAACCAACAATATCCAAAATGAAGCTCACCTTGGGCACGCGTCTGACGGGGATGACCCTGAAGGCTGGACACAGACCGAGTCGGCAGAACAGAAGCCCAGCGGTGTGTGGATTATGCCACAACGGTCCGCTGAGGTTGAGCAGCCGGCCCCCGACACCATCCCCCCTAAAGAGAGTGGCGTCGCTTACTATGTGGACCTGCACGGACATGCTTCCAAAAGGGGCTGCTTCATGTATGGAAACAGCTTTAGTGATGAGAGCACCCAG GTGGAAAACATGCTGTATCCAAAGCTCATCTCCTTGAACTCAGCACACTTCGACTTCCAGGGTTGCAATTTCTCAGAGAAGAACATGTATGCCCGAGACCGCAGAGATGGCCAGTCTAAGGAGGGAAGCGGCCGGGTTGCAATCTACAAAGCCTCAGGGATAATCCACAG CTACACACTTGAATGCAACTACAACACCGGACGCTCAGTTAACAGCATCCCTGCCGCCTGCCATGACAACGGGCgggccagcccccctcccccgccggctTTCCCCTCCAGATACACTGTGGAACTGTTTGAACAG GTGGGACGAGCTATGGCCGTTGCAGCTCTGGACATGGCAGAATGCAATCCATGGCCCCGAATTGTACTATCAGAGCACAGCAGCCTCACGAACCTCCGTGCCTGGATGCTAAAACACGTGCGCAGCAGCCGCGGCCTGAGCAGCACTGTGAACGTGGGTGTCAACAAGAAGAGAGGCTCTCGAACTCCACCCAAAAGTAACAA CGGCTTGCCTGTTTCCTGCTCTGAAAATCCCTTGAGCCGTGCACGCAGTTTTAGCACTGGCACAAGTGCcggtggcagcagcagcagccagcaAAACTCTCCACAGATGAAGAACTCCCCCAGCTTTCCTTTTCATGGCAGTCGGCCCACAGGGCTGCCAGGCCTGGGCTCTAGCACTCAAAAGGTCAGCCACCGGGTGCTGGGCCCTGTCAGAG cCTCTCATACCTCTTCACTCATAGCTCCTGGGAAGGAATGTCAGCGTCCTAAATTCCCCTTCCCTGACTAcaaaagagaaataggaaagagTCTTCTCTAG
- the AGBL5 gene encoding cytosolic carboxypeptidase-like protein 5 isoform X1 encodes MELRCGGLLFSSRFDSGNLAHVEKVESVSSDGEGAAGGASAPTSSIASSPDYEFNVWTRPDCAETEFENGNRSWFYFSVRGGTPGKLIKINIMNMNKQSKLYSQGMAPFVRTLPTRPRWERIRDRPTFEMTETQFVLSFVHRFVEGRGATTFFAFCYPFSYSDCQDLLNQLDQRFLENHPTHSSPLDTIYYHREILCYSLDGLRVDLLTITSCHGLREDREPRLEQLFPDTGTPRPFRFAGKRIFFLSSRVHPGETPSSFVFNGFLDFILRPDDPRAQTLRRLFVFKLIPMLNPDGVVRGHYRTDSRGVNLNRQYLKPDAVLHPAIYGAKAVLLYHHVHSRLNSQGPSEHRHSPHLPPDAPLSDLEKTNNIQNEAHLGHASDGDDPEGWTQTESAEQKPSGVWIMPQRSAEVEQPAPDTIPPKESGVAYYVDLHGHASKRGCFMYGNSFSDESTQVENMLYPKLISLNSAHFDFQGCNFSEKNMYARDRRDGQSKEGSGRVAIYKASGIIHSYTLECNYNTGRSVNSIPAACHDNGRASPPPPPAFPSRYTVELFEQVGRAMAVAALDMAECNPWPRIVLSEHSSLTNLRAWMLKHVRSSRGLSSTVNVGVNKKRGSRTPPKSNNGLPVSCSENPLSRARSFSTGTSAGGSSSSQQNSPQMKNSPSFPFHGSRPTGLPGLGSSTQKVSHRVLGPVREPRSQDRRRRQQPLTHRPTSSGLAPSPNPASSSPAASHNMGSCLLPSSLSISGSSCSFLSSGDKPEAVMVIGKGLLGTGPRIPCIRTQLQARPRLGRGSPPTRRGMRGSSGPTSPTPRTRESSEPEPGPSSAPGLPHAGPPRPRSAPAFSPISCSLSDSQSRICYSGGPLGQPEVCFVPKSPPLTVSPRV; translated from the exons ATGGAGCTGCGCTGTGGGGGATTGCTGTTCAGTTCTCGCTTTGATTCAGGGAACCTAGCCCACGTGGAGAAGGTGGAATCTGTGTCTAGTGACGGGGAAGGAGCAGCAGGTGGGGCATCAGCCCCCACCAGTAGCATCGCCTCTTCTCCTGACTACGAGTTCAACGTGTGGACCCGACCAGACTGTGCTGAAACGGAGTTTGAGAATGGGAACAG GTCATGGTTCTACTTCAGTGTCCGGGGAGGAACTCCAGGGAAACTCATCAAGATCAACATTATGAACATGAATAAGCAAAGCAAGCTATACTCCCAGGGCATGGCCCCCTTTGTGCGCACACTCCCCACCCGGCCACGCTGGGAACGCATTCGAGATCGGCCCACCTTTGAG ATGACAGAGACGCAGTTTGTGTTATCCTTTGTCCACCGTTTCGTGGAGGGCCGTGGGGCCACCACCTTCTTCGCCTTCTGCTACCCCTTCTCCTACAGTGACTGCCAGGACTTGCTAAACCAGCTAGACCAGCGCTTTCTGGAGAACCACCCTACCCATAGCAG CCCCCTGGACACCATTTATTACCACCGTGAGATCCTTTGCTATTCTTTGGATGGACTTCGTGTAGATCTATTAACGATCACTTCCTGCCATGGGCTTCGAGAAGATCGAGAGCCCCGTCTAGAGCAGCTATTTCCTGATACCGGCACCCCCCGACCCTTCCGTTTCGCAGGCAAGAGG ATATTCTTCTTAAGCAGTAGGGTACACCCCGGGGAGACTCCATCTAGCTTTGTCTTCAATGGCTTTCTGGACTTCATCCTTCGACCTGATGACCCCCGGGCCCAAACCCTGCGTCGCCTCTTTGTCTTTAAGCTGATTCCCATGTTGAACCCCGACGGTGTGGTCCGGGGCCACTACCG CACAGACTCGCGTGGAGTGAACCTGAACCGTCAGTACCTGAAGCCCGATGCAGTCCTGCACCCAGCCATCTACGGGGCCAAAGCTGTGCTTCTCTACCACCACGTGCACTCCAGACTGAACTCCCAGGGTCCCTCTGAGCACCGGCACAGTCCCCATCTCCCTCCTGATGCTCCCCTTTCTGACCTCGAGAAAACCAACAATATCCAAAATGAAGCTCACCTTGGGCACGCGTCTGACGGGGATGACCCTGAAGGCTGGACACAGACCGAGTCGGCAGAACAGAAGCCCAGCGGTGTGTGGATTATGCCACAACGGTCCGCTGAGGTTGAGCAGCCGGCCCCCGACACCATCCCCCCTAAAGAGAGTGGCGTCGCTTACTATGTGGACCTGCACGGACATGCTTCCAAAAGGGGCTGCTTCATGTATGGAAACAGCTTTAGTGATGAGAGCACCCAG GTGGAAAACATGCTGTATCCAAAGCTCATCTCCTTGAACTCAGCACACTTCGACTTCCAGGGTTGCAATTTCTCAGAGAAGAACATGTATGCCCGAGACCGCAGAGATGGCCAGTCTAAGGAGGGAAGCGGCCGGGTTGCAATCTACAAAGCCTCAGGGATAATCCACAG CTACACACTTGAATGCAACTACAACACCGGACGCTCAGTTAACAGCATCCCTGCCGCCTGCCATGACAACGGGCgggccagcccccctcccccgccggctTTCCCCTCCAGATACACTGTGGAACTGTTTGAACAG GTGGGACGAGCTATGGCCGTTGCAGCTCTGGACATGGCAGAATGCAATCCATGGCCCCGAATTGTACTATCAGAGCACAGCAGCCTCACGAACCTCCGTGCCTGGATGCTAAAACACGTGCGCAGCAGCCGCGGCCTGAGCAGCACTGTGAACGTGGGTGTCAACAAGAAGAGAGGCTCTCGAACTCCACCCAAAAGTAACAA CGGCTTGCCTGTTTCCTGCTCTGAAAATCCCTTGAGCCGTGCACGCAGTTTTAGCACTGGCACAAGTGCcggtggcagcagcagcagccagcaAAACTCTCCACAGATGAAGAACTCCCCCAGCTTTCCTTTTCATGGCAGTCGGCCCACAGGGCTGCCAGGCCTGGGCTCTAGCACTCAAAAGGTCAGCCACCGGGTGCTGGGCCCTGTCAGAG AGCCCCGAAGCCAGGACAGGAGACGACGGCAGCAGCCACTGACCCATCGCCCTACTTCAAGCGGCCTGGCCCCATCCCCAAATCCTGCTAGTTCTAGCCCAGCAGCCTCACACAACATGGGCTCCTGCCTACTCCCCAGCTCACTCAGCATATCAG GGAGCAGCTGCTCATTCCTGTCCTCAGGCGACAAGCCAGAGGCTGTCATGGTGATTGGGAAAGGGCTGCTAGGGACTGGACCTCGGATCCCCTGTATCAGGACACAACTGCAG GCTAGGCCCAGGTTGGGCCGGGGCTCACCGCCGACTCGCAGAGGGATGAGAGGCTCTTCGGGCCCCACATCCCCTACACCCCGGACCAGGGAGAGCAGTGAGCCGGAGCCAGGACCCAGCTCTGCACCAGG GCTGCCTCACGCCGGGCCCCCACGGCCCCGCTCTGCCCCTGCCTTTTCTCCTATTTCCTGTAGTCTATCTGACTCCCAGTCCCGGATATGTTACAGCGGGGGGCCTTTGGGCCAGCCTGAGGTTTGTTTTGTCCCTAAATCACCCCCACTCACTGTTTCTCCCCGGGTCTGA
- the AGBL5 gene encoding cytosolic carboxypeptidase-like protein 5 isoform X2 gives MELRCGGLLFSSRFDSGNLAHVEKVESVSSDGEGAAGGASAPTSSIASSPDYEFNVWTRPDCAETEFENGNRSWFYFSVRGGTPGKLIKINIMNMNKQSKLYSQGMAPFVRTLPTRPRWERIRDRPTFEMTETQFVLSFVHRFVEGRGATTFFAFCYPFSYSDCQDLLNQLDQRFLENHPTHSSPLDTIYYHREILCYSLDGLRVDLLTITSCHGLREDREPRLEQLFPDTGTPRPFRFAGKRIFFLSSRVHPGETPSSFVFNGFLDFILRPDDPRAQTLRRLFVFKLIPMLNPDGVVRGHYRTDSRGVNLNRQYLKPDAVLHPAIYGAKAVLLYHHVHSRLNSQGPSEHRHSPHLPPDAPLSDLEKTNNIQNEAHLGHASDGDDPEGWTQTESAEQKPSGVWIMPQRSAEVEQPAPDTIPPKESGVAYYVDLHGHASKRGCFMYGNSFSDESTQVENMLYPKLISLNSAHFDFQGCNFSEKNMYARDRRDGQSKEGSGRVAIYKASGIIHSYTLECNYNTGRSVNSIPAACHDNGRASPPPPPAFPSRYTVELFEQVGRAMAVAALDMAECNPWPRIVLSEHSSLTNLRAWMLKHVRSSRGLSSTVNVGVNKKRGSRTPPKSNNGLPVSCSENPLSRARSFSTGTSAGGSSSSQQNSPQMKNSPSFPFHGSRPTGLPGLGSSTQKVSHRVLGPVREPRSQDRRRRQQPLTHRPTSSGLAPSPNPASSSPAASHNMGSCLLPSSLSISGSSCSFLSSGDKPEAVMVIGKGLLGTGPRIPCIRTQLQTCPRRVPARRGPGFPRLGPGWAGAHRRLAEG, from the exons ATGGAGCTGCGCTGTGGGGGATTGCTGTTCAGTTCTCGCTTTGATTCAGGGAACCTAGCCCACGTGGAGAAGGTGGAATCTGTGTCTAGTGACGGGGAAGGAGCAGCAGGTGGGGCATCAGCCCCCACCAGTAGCATCGCCTCTTCTCCTGACTACGAGTTCAACGTGTGGACCCGACCAGACTGTGCTGAAACGGAGTTTGAGAATGGGAACAG GTCATGGTTCTACTTCAGTGTCCGGGGAGGAACTCCAGGGAAACTCATCAAGATCAACATTATGAACATGAATAAGCAAAGCAAGCTATACTCCCAGGGCATGGCCCCCTTTGTGCGCACACTCCCCACCCGGCCACGCTGGGAACGCATTCGAGATCGGCCCACCTTTGAG ATGACAGAGACGCAGTTTGTGTTATCCTTTGTCCACCGTTTCGTGGAGGGCCGTGGGGCCACCACCTTCTTCGCCTTCTGCTACCCCTTCTCCTACAGTGACTGCCAGGACTTGCTAAACCAGCTAGACCAGCGCTTTCTGGAGAACCACCCTACCCATAGCAG CCCCCTGGACACCATTTATTACCACCGTGAGATCCTTTGCTATTCTTTGGATGGACTTCGTGTAGATCTATTAACGATCACTTCCTGCCATGGGCTTCGAGAAGATCGAGAGCCCCGTCTAGAGCAGCTATTTCCTGATACCGGCACCCCCCGACCCTTCCGTTTCGCAGGCAAGAGG ATATTCTTCTTAAGCAGTAGGGTACACCCCGGGGAGACTCCATCTAGCTTTGTCTTCAATGGCTTTCTGGACTTCATCCTTCGACCTGATGACCCCCGGGCCCAAACCCTGCGTCGCCTCTTTGTCTTTAAGCTGATTCCCATGTTGAACCCCGACGGTGTGGTCCGGGGCCACTACCG CACAGACTCGCGTGGAGTGAACCTGAACCGTCAGTACCTGAAGCCCGATGCAGTCCTGCACCCAGCCATCTACGGGGCCAAAGCTGTGCTTCTCTACCACCACGTGCACTCCAGACTGAACTCCCAGGGTCCCTCTGAGCACCGGCACAGTCCCCATCTCCCTCCTGATGCTCCCCTTTCTGACCTCGAGAAAACCAACAATATCCAAAATGAAGCTCACCTTGGGCACGCGTCTGACGGGGATGACCCTGAAGGCTGGACACAGACCGAGTCGGCAGAACAGAAGCCCAGCGGTGTGTGGATTATGCCACAACGGTCCGCTGAGGTTGAGCAGCCGGCCCCCGACACCATCCCCCCTAAAGAGAGTGGCGTCGCTTACTATGTGGACCTGCACGGACATGCTTCCAAAAGGGGCTGCTTCATGTATGGAAACAGCTTTAGTGATGAGAGCACCCAG GTGGAAAACATGCTGTATCCAAAGCTCATCTCCTTGAACTCAGCACACTTCGACTTCCAGGGTTGCAATTTCTCAGAGAAGAACATGTATGCCCGAGACCGCAGAGATGGCCAGTCTAAGGAGGGAAGCGGCCGGGTTGCAATCTACAAAGCCTCAGGGATAATCCACAG CTACACACTTGAATGCAACTACAACACCGGACGCTCAGTTAACAGCATCCCTGCCGCCTGCCATGACAACGGGCgggccagcccccctcccccgccggctTTCCCCTCCAGATACACTGTGGAACTGTTTGAACAG GTGGGACGAGCTATGGCCGTTGCAGCTCTGGACATGGCAGAATGCAATCCATGGCCCCGAATTGTACTATCAGAGCACAGCAGCCTCACGAACCTCCGTGCCTGGATGCTAAAACACGTGCGCAGCAGCCGCGGCCTGAGCAGCACTGTGAACGTGGGTGTCAACAAGAAGAGAGGCTCTCGAACTCCACCCAAAAGTAACAA CGGCTTGCCTGTTTCCTGCTCTGAAAATCCCTTGAGCCGTGCACGCAGTTTTAGCACTGGCACAAGTGCcggtggcagcagcagcagccagcaAAACTCTCCACAGATGAAGAACTCCCCCAGCTTTCCTTTTCATGGCAGTCGGCCCACAGGGCTGCCAGGCCTGGGCTCTAGCACTCAAAAGGTCAGCCACCGGGTGCTGGGCCCTGTCAGAG AGCCCCGAAGCCAGGACAGGAGACGACGGCAGCAGCCACTGACCCATCGCCCTACTTCAAGCGGCCTGGCCCCATCCCCAAATCCTGCTAGTTCTAGCCCAGCAGCCTCACACAACATGGGCTCCTGCCTACTCCCCAGCTCACTCAGCATATCAG GGAGCAGCTGCTCATTCCTGTCCTCAGGCGACAAGCCAGAGGCTGTCATGGTGATTGGGAAAGGGCTGCTAGGGACTGGACCTCGGATCCCCTGTATCAGGACACAACTGCAG aCCTGCCCGAGGAGAGTTCCCGCCAGGAGGGGTCCCGGATTCCCCAG GCTAGGCCCAGGTTGGGCCGGGGCTCACCGCCGACTCGCAGAGGGATGA